One window of the Gammaproteobacteria bacterium genome contains the following:
- the rsmA gene encoding 16S rRNA (adenine(1518)-N(6)/adenine(1519)-N(6))-dimethyltransferase RsmA, translating to MTSMGSGVARKRFGQHFLHDRTVIQRIISALQPQPGEALVEIGPGRGALTHDLLRTVGTLDVIELDRDLIAPLQHACAEMGNLRIHNQDALRFDFCSLMQGNSRLRIIGNLPYNISTPLLFHLLAQAHCIRDMHFMLQHEVVERMIAAPGGRTYGRLSVMIQYRCTVQKLFHVGPGAFTPPPKVDSAVIRMVPHPTPPVAVSDESIFGQVVRAAFGQRRKTLRNTLKELLTADEIQALGINPGVRAEQLTLHDFAGLGNAVAEKQREAV from the coding sequence ATGACTAGCATGGGATCGGGGGTTGCGCGCAAACGCTTTGGCCAGCACTTTCTGCACGACCGTACCGTCATCCAGCGCATAATTTCTGCCCTGCAGCCTCAGCCAGGTGAGGCGCTGGTCGAGATAGGCCCCGGGCGCGGGGCACTGACCCACGACTTGTTGCGCACTGTAGGCACGCTGGACGTCATTGAGCTTGACCGGGATCTGATCGCACCACTGCAACATGCGTGCGCGGAGATGGGAAATCTGCGCATTCATAACCAGGATGCCTTGCGCTTTGATTTTTGCAGCCTGATGCAGGGCAACTCACGGCTGCGCATCATTGGCAACCTGCCCTACAACATATCCACACCACTGCTGTTTCACCTGCTGGCGCAGGCGCATTGCATCCGCGACATGCACTTCATGTTGCAACATGAAGTAGTGGAGCGCATGATTGCCGCGCCAGGCGGGCGCACCTATGGGCGCCTGTCCGTCATGATTCAGTACCGCTGCACAGTACAGAAATTATTTCATGTCGGACCGGGTGCGTTTACCCCGCCCCCAAAGGTGGACTCCGCCGTCATCCGCATGGTGCCCCATCCCACACCGCCGGTCGCCGTCAGTGACGAGTCTATATTCGGGCAGGTGGTACGCGCCGCCTTCGGCCAGCGGCGCAAGACCCTGCGCAACACACTGAAGGAATTGCTGACCGCAGACGAAATTCAGGCGTTAGGCATTAATCCCGGCGTGCGCGCCGAGCAGCTTACCCTGCATGACTTCGCCGGGCTCGGCAATGCCGTTGCAGAAAAGCAGCGCGAGGCCGTATAG
- the pdxA gene encoding 4-hydroxythreonine-4-phosphate dehydrogenase PdxA, whose protein sequence is MIPRLALTPGEPAGIGPDLCVQIAQRDFPAMVVAVADPVLLTARAQALGLPLRLEVYAPTQAAQPHTAGTLKVMSVPLAKPVRCGQLDPANAGYVLETLHHAVQACLAGEFDALVTGPVHKALINDAGISFAGHTEFLAELTQSPQPVMMLAVPGLRVALATTHLPLREVSRALTQPRLEAVLRVLHHDLKARFGILHPHILVCGLNPHAGEAGHLGHEEIEVIEPVIARLRAEGMHLRGPLPADTVFVPATLAPADAVLAMYHDQGLPVLKHLGFGSAVNITLGLPIIRTSVDHGTALELAGSGKADSGSLLAAIQAALALAARNARHD, encoded by the coding sequence ATGATACCCCGCCTTGCCCTCACGCCCGGTGAGCCCGCCGGCATTGGACCCGACCTCTGTGTCCAGATCGCGCAGCGGGACTTCCCTGCCATGGTGGTTGCCGTGGCGGATCCCGTCTTGCTCACCGCGCGCGCTCAAGCCCTCGGCCTCCCACTCAGACTCGAAGTCTACGCGCCAACACAAGCGGCGCAACCGCACACAGCCGGCACGCTCAAGGTCATGTCTGTCCCGCTGGCCAAGCCGGTCCGCTGCGGGCAACTCGATCCGGCCAATGCCGGCTACGTGCTGGAGACATTGCATCATGCAGTCCAAGCCTGCCTCGCGGGAGAATTTGACGCATTAGTCACCGGACCAGTACACAAGGCCCTGATCAACGATGCCGGTATTTCTTTCGCCGGCCACACCGAATTTCTGGCCGAGCTGACCCAGAGCCCACAACCAGTAATGATGCTCGCGGTACCGGGGCTGCGTGTGGCACTGGCTACCACCCACCTGCCGCTGAGGGAGGTCAGCCGGGCACTTACGCAGCCACGCCTCGAAGCCGTGTTACGTGTACTGCATCACGACCTGAAGGCTCGTTTTGGCATTCTGCACCCGCATATTCTGGTATGCGGCCTCAACCCCCATGCCGGTGAAGCCGGACACCTGGGGCATGAAGAGATTGAGGTCATTGAGCCTGTCATTGCCAGGCTGCGCGCCGAAGGCATGCACTTGCGGGGACCGCTGCCCGCAGACACCGTGTTTGTACCTGCCACCCTGGCGCCTGCAGACGCCGTGCTGGCCATGTACCATGACCAGGGCCTGCCGGTACTCAAACATCTCGGTTTTGGCTCCGCCGTCAACATTACGCTGGGGCTACCTATCATCCGCACCTCAGTCGATCATGGCACGGCGCTGGAACTCGCAGGCAGCGGCAAGGCCGACAGTGGCAGCCTGCTGGCAGCGATACAGGCGGCCCTCGCACTTGCAGCGCGCAACGCCCGTCATGACTAG
- a CDS encoding peptidylprolyl isomerase: MKLHYYFLAALLLPFPALQAAERVIPLDRILVVVNNNVITQSELNTELRTIVQQLQQKNIDIPPQDVLQKQVLERLIIRRLQLQLAESTGIRVDDDTLTRALDTIAKQNNLSLSEFRNILTRDGFDFAVFRENIRHEIIINRLRQRQVDSRINVTDQEINDHIAARGAQQTASASNEYRVSQILIALPEAASPETVKAAQTRAQLVLDRLRAGEDFGQLAIASSDDPQALEGGDLGWRTAAQLPSLFADVVPQLKPDETSNLIRSASGFHIVKLLEVRGETQHVVRQTQARHILLRTNELTSDQDAQNRLEQLRQRIVGGDDFGDLARANSDDATTATNGGALGWANPGDFDPRFEEAMNALKPGETSAPFQSSFGWHIVQVMERRDHDNTREFQRNQAREAIRQRKIEEQTQIWLRGLRDEAYVEYKAEDL; encoded by the coding sequence ATGAAACTACATTACTATTTTCTTGCCGCCCTGCTACTCCCATTTCCCGCATTGCAGGCTGCTGAGCGCGTTATCCCGCTGGACAGAATTCTTGTCGTGGTCAACAACAACGTCATCACCCAGAGCGAGCTCAACACTGAACTGCGTACCATCGTACAGCAGCTGCAGCAGAAGAATATCGATATTCCCCCACAGGATGTTCTGCAGAAACAGGTACTGGAGCGTCTTATCATCCGTCGCCTGCAACTGCAGCTTGCTGAAAGCACCGGCATTCGTGTTGATGATGACACGCTTACGCGCGCGCTTGACACCATAGCAAAACAGAACAATCTGTCGCTCAGCGAGTTTCGCAACATACTCACGCGTGATGGTTTCGATTTTGCCGTATTTCGGGAAAATATCCGTCACGAGATCATCATCAATCGCCTGCGTCAACGACAGGTGGACAGCCGCATCAACGTCACCGACCAGGAAATCAACGACCACATTGCGGCGCGCGGGGCACAGCAGACAGCCAGCGCCAGCAATGAATACCGCGTGAGCCAGATTCTCATCGCCCTGCCGGAAGCTGCTTCTCCAGAAACTGTAAAAGCGGCACAAACTCGTGCGCAGCTGGTACTGGATCGCTTGCGTGCAGGCGAGGACTTCGGCCAACTGGCCATTGCCAGTTCCGACGACCCGCAGGCGTTAGAGGGCGGCGACCTTGGCTGGCGTACCGCAGCACAACTACCCAGTCTGTTTGCAGATGTTGTACCACAGTTGAAGCCAGACGAAACCAGCAACCTCATACGCTCGGCCAGCGGGTTTCATATCGTGAAACTGCTGGAGGTGCGTGGAGAGACACAGCATGTGGTGCGCCAGACCCAGGCACGTCATATCCTGCTGCGCACCAACGAACTTACATCAGATCAGGATGCACAAAATCGACTGGAGCAGCTCCGCCAGCGCATTGTGGGTGGGGATGACTTTGGCGATCTGGCGCGTGCCAATTCGGATGACGCGACTACCGCAACCAATGGAGGGGCGTTAGGTTGGGCCAATCCGGGTGATTTTGACCCTCGCTTTGAAGAAGCCATGAATGCCCTGAAACCCGGCGAGACCAGCGCGCCCTTCCAAAGCTCCTTCGGCTGGCATATTGTGCAGGTCATGGAGCGTCGCGATCACGACAACACCCGGGAGTTCCAGCGCAACCAGGCGCGGGAAGCCATCCGTCAGCGCAAGATCGAAGAACAGACCCAAATATGGCTACGTGGACTGCGCGACGAAGCCTATGTTGAATACAAGGCCGAGGATCTGTAA
- a CDS encoding LPS-assembly protein LptD: MLRKLLPRFLQLPILASLLLGLPLTTHAGNGADFDLCSEPGLAHNLREPLTPAGDDATYLDADTSEALQNEIFNFRGDVLVRRSGRELAADNVIYNRTQDSLQASGNIRLRQNGLSLLGDTAHYNLGNDTGEINTVTDFWLPERHGRGSADSVVFENRDHQRIKGGLYTTCNTGNDDWYLHSSDIRLDQAEGVGTARNVWIEFKGLPIFYSPYLSFPLNDRRKSGFLAPSFGSATETGTDIRIPYYFNIAPKYDATLTARSISKRGLHLLGEFRYLTPQSHGQLDLGYLPDDNLQNRDRILLGYRHSGSFAPRWSADVNFNYVSDDNYFEQLGDTLSLASTTHLERRAETTYRADDWNVTGRLQGYQTVDETIPAAERPYQRLPQLLFGSILPQQPWGTTTTFNGEYVHFDRADSLTAQRIDLQPTVTLPHAFDAGYLLPTFGLRHTQYLLNNKAPSTSYDTSRTLPFFSFDSGVFFERDATFDERRFTQTLEPRLYYLYVPYQDQSDIPVFDSGDTSFTFANLFQANRFSGADRVGDANQVTLALSSRLLDADSGQERLRASLGQIYYFSDRRVTLLPSDPAETTTNSDIVAELSSREFVKNWSATANLLWNRQQGEISTGTLGLRYRSDDKHLINLSYRYQQESLEQTDVSAVWPISWNQQRHWNAVARWNYSLSDSRTLESLAGIEYDTCCWRVRVTTRRFINNTAGDSNTALFLQLELKGLTSFGDQEYRKGLEGLLDSSTFAH; this comes from the coding sequence GTGTTGCGCAAGCTACTACCGCGCTTTCTCCAGTTACCCATACTGGCCAGCCTGCTCCTAGGCCTGCCGCTAACCACGCACGCAGGCAACGGCGCAGACTTTGACCTGTGCAGCGAGCCTGGGTTGGCACACAACTTGCGCGAGCCGCTTACACCGGCCGGTGACGACGCCACCTATCTGGATGCCGACACCTCCGAGGCACTGCAAAACGAAATCTTCAATTTCCGGGGAGACGTATTGGTGCGCCGCTCTGGCCGGGAACTGGCAGCCGACAACGTCATCTACAACCGCACCCAGGATAGTCTGCAGGCCTCGGGTAATATACGCCTGCGGCAAAACGGCCTGAGCCTGCTGGGCGATACTGCCCACTACAATCTCGGCAACGACACCGGCGAAATCAACACGGTGACTGATTTCTGGCTACCCGAGAGGCATGGTCGCGGCAGTGCCGACAGCGTTGTCTTTGAAAATCGCGACCATCAACGCATCAAGGGTGGCCTCTACACAACCTGCAATACCGGCAATGATGACTGGTACCTGCACTCCTCCGACATCAGGCTCGACCAGGCTGAGGGCGTAGGCACCGCGCGCAATGTATGGATTGAGTTCAAGGGCCTGCCGATATTCTATTCACCCTACCTCAGCTTCCCGCTGAACGACAGGCGCAAGTCGGGTTTTCTGGCACCCAGTTTCGGCAGCGCCACTGAGACCGGCACCGACATCCGCATTCCTTACTATTTCAATATTGCACCCAAGTACGATGCCACCCTGACGGCCCGGAGCATCAGCAAGCGCGGTCTGCATCTGCTGGGGGAGTTCCGTTACCTCACCCCCCAAAGCCACGGCCAGCTTGATCTGGGCTACCTGCCGGATGACAACCTTCAGAACCGCGACCGCATACTGCTTGGATATCGCCATAGCGGTAGCTTCGCTCCGCGCTGGAGCGCCGACGTCAACTTTAACTATGTGTCGGACGATAATTACTTTGAGCAATTAGGTGACACACTGAGCCTCGCCAGCACCACGCACCTTGAACGTCGCGCTGAAACCACCTACCGGGCAGATGACTGGAACGTGACTGGGCGGCTACAAGGCTATCAAACGGTCGACGAAACAATTCCGGCCGCCGAGCGCCCCTATCAGCGTCTGCCGCAACTGCTGTTCGGCTCGATATTGCCGCAACAACCTTGGGGCACGACTACCACATTCAATGGCGAGTACGTGCATTTCGACCGGGCAGACAGTCTCACAGCGCAGCGCATCGACCTGCAACCCACGGTAACGTTACCCCACGCATTTGATGCAGGGTACCTGCTGCCCACGTTCGGTCTGCGACATACCCAGTACCTGTTGAACAACAAGGCGCCCAGCACATCGTATGATACAAGCCGGACATTACCCTTCTTCAGCTTCGACAGCGGGGTATTTTTCGAGCGCGACGCGACCTTTGACGAACGCCGATTCACCCAAACCCTCGAGCCACGCCTGTACTATCTATATGTACCCTATCAGGATCAGTCCGACATCCCGGTTTTCGACAGTGGCGATACCAGCTTCACCTTCGCCAACCTGTTCCAGGCCAACCGCTTCAGCGGCGCCGACCGCGTGGGCGACGCCAACCAGGTTACGCTTGCGCTCAGCTCACGATTGCTGGATGCCGACAGCGGTCAGGAAAGACTGCGTGCAAGTTTGGGGCAAATTTACTATTTCAGCGATCGCAGAGTAACCCTGCTCCCGAGTGATCCCGCCGAGACTACGACAAACTCCGATATAGTCGCTGAACTCAGCAGCAGGGAATTTGTCAAAAACTGGAGTGCAACGGCCAACCTGCTCTGGAACCGGCAGCAGGGCGAGATCAGCACGGGAACCCTGGGTCTGCGCTACCGTTCGGATGATAAACACCTGATTAACCTGTCCTACCGCTATCAGCAGGAGTCACTGGAACAGACCGACGTTTCTGCGGTCTGGCCGATCAGCTGGAACCAGCAACGTCACTGGAACGCCGTGGCACGCTGGAACTACTCACTGTCAGACAGCCGCACGCTCGAATCACTCGCCGGCATTGAGTACGACACCTGCTGCTGGAGAGTGCGCGTCACTACACGCCGCTTCATCAACAACACCGCAGGCGACAGCAATACCGCATTGTTCCTTCAACTGGAACTGAAAGGATTGACCAGCTTTGGTGACCAGGAATACCGCAAGGGACTGGAAGGCTTGCTGGATTCCTCCACCTTCGCCCACTGA
- a CDS encoding phosphotransferase, protein MTERLDELARWLGSALGPARYELAPASSDASFRRYFRVRQGEQTYIVMDAPPGHEDCRPFVAIARRFLGLGLHVPAVLAQDMERGFLLLSDLGTCCYLDALNADSVDGLYGDALEALWRLQSHCDNEAAQLSLYDEALLLREMALFRDWFLDRHLMLTLSQSQAALHAQTCGLLVASALEQPQVCVHRDYHSRNLMVTAVNNPGILDFQDAVYGPITYDLVSLLRDCYIAWPRPQVEAWALGYHARLTASGLLRGVDATRFLRWFDWMGVQRHLKAVGIFARLNIRDGKPGYLKDIPRSLGYMVGVSGRYAELAPLHTLLCEQVLPRIHEQAP, encoded by the coding sequence ATGACTGAGCGCCTTGATGAGCTGGCGCGCTGGTTGGGCAGTGCGCTGGGGCCCGCCCGCTATGAGCTTGCGCCTGCTTCCAGCGATGCCAGCTTCCGGCGTTACTTCCGCGTGCGCCAAGGCGAGCAGACATATATCGTGATGGATGCACCTCCAGGGCACGAGGACTGCCGTCCTTTTGTGGCTATAGCTCGCCGCTTTCTGGGGCTGGGTCTGCATGTGCCAGCAGTCCTGGCGCAGGACATGGAGCGTGGTTTTCTGTTGCTCAGCGATCTGGGCACTTGCTGCTATCTTGATGCGCTCAATGCCGATAGTGTGGATGGCCTGTATGGCGATGCGCTGGAGGCCCTGTGGCGACTGCAGTCGCACTGTGACAACGAGGCTGCGCAGTTGTCGCTGTACGATGAGGCGCTGCTGTTGCGGGAGATGGCCTTGTTCCGGGACTGGTTTCTGGATCGCCATCTGATGCTGACCTTGAGTCAATCCCAGGCGGCATTACATGCGCAAACCTGCGGGTTGCTTGTGGCCTCTGCGCTGGAGCAGCCGCAAGTGTGTGTCCACCGCGACTATCATTCGCGCAATCTGATGGTGACGGCAGTCAACAATCCCGGCATATTGGACTTCCAGGATGCGGTATACGGGCCGATTACCTATGATCTGGTGTCGCTTCTGCGTGACTGCTATATCGCGTGGCCGCGACCACAGGTAGAGGCCTGGGCGCTGGGTTATCATGCCCGGTTGACGGCGTCGGGGTTGCTGCGAGGCGTCGATGCGACCCGTTTTCTGCGCTGGTTTGACTGGATGGGTGTGCAGCGGCATCTAAAGGCGGTCGGTATCTTTGCCCGCCTCAACATCCGCGACGGCAAGCCGGGCTACCTCAAGGATATTCCGCGCTCACTGGGCTATATGGTGGGGGTGAGCGGGCGCTACGCCGAGCTCGCCCCATTGCACACGCTGTTGTGCGAGCAGGTGTTGCCGCGCATACATGAGCAGGCACCATGA
- a CDS encoding nucleotidyltransferase family protein: MKAMILAAGQGTRMRPLTDHTPKPLLQAGGQMLIEYHIKALVGAGIRELVINHARFGRSIEQALGDGARYGALIHYSAEGEQPLETGGGIYHALPLLGEAPFVVVNADIWTDYPLTRLPDVLTGLAHLVLVDNPPHHAAGDFTLCDGRVIDDAGSRLTYSGIGVYHPRLFAGCEPGAFPLAPLLREAVRDNAVSGEYYPGRWLDIGTPDRLHLLDQQLRQ, translated from the coding sequence ATGAAGGCGATGATACTGGCTGCGGGTCAGGGTACACGCATGCGCCCGCTCACGGATCACACCCCCAAGCCGTTGCTGCAGGCGGGGGGGCAGATGCTGATCGAATATCACATCAAGGCGCTGGTGGGTGCAGGTATACGTGAGCTGGTGATCAACCATGCCCGCTTTGGGCGCAGTATTGAGCAGGCGCTGGGTGATGGCGCCCGCTATGGCGCGTTAATTCATTATTCAGCCGAGGGCGAACAGCCGCTGGAAACCGGCGGCGGCATCTACCATGCCTTGCCACTGTTGGGCGAGGCACCTTTTGTGGTGGTGAATGCCGACATCTGGACCGACTACCCATTGACACGTCTGCCTGATGTACTGACAGGGTTGGCGCATCTGGTGCTGGTGGATAACCCGCCGCACCATGCAGCAGGCGATTTCACATTGTGTGACGGCAGGGTCATCGATGATGCCGGATCCAGGCTTACTTACAGCGGTATAGGCGTCTATCATCCGCGTTTGTTTGCAGGCTGTGAACCCGGCGCATTCCCGCTCGCGCCCTTGTTGCGTGAGGCGGTGCGCGACAATGCTGTGAGCGGTGAGTATTACCCTGGTCGCTGGCTGGATATAGGTACGCCGGATCGCTTGCACCTGCTGGATCAACAGCTGCGGCAGTAG
- a CDS encoding YdcF family protein yields MEILITRSIESLILPPGGVVLLLVIGLLLIRHHWHSAATVIGLALLALYTLSLPVTADKLLRSLEAYPALQPQDTKGSPAQAIVVLGAGRYPGAPEYGGDTVSAGGLERLRYAAHLHRLTNLPLVVSGGSPLGEALPEAALMQQSLANDFHITDVWVEAQGRTTAENAFFTQALLDEKGIHHVYLVTHAWHMPRAADIFRQAGLAITPAPAMFATTRSHGALLHWLPSAIALQASSLALREKLGLLWYRMRHRASTAASSTAR; encoded by the coding sequence ATGGAGATACTGATCACCCGCAGCATTGAGAGCCTGATACTCCCACCCGGTGGCGTGGTTCTGCTGTTAGTCATCGGACTGCTGTTGATACGTCACCATTGGCACAGTGCGGCCACTGTGATCGGACTGGCGCTGCTGGCCTTGTATACACTGAGCCTGCCGGTCACCGCAGATAAGCTGCTGCGCTCACTGGAAGCCTATCCGGCATTGCAGCCGCAGGATACAAAGGGCAGCCCGGCGCAGGCCATTGTCGTGCTGGGTGCCGGACGCTATCCGGGCGCACCCGAATATGGCGGCGATACCGTCTCGGCCGGCGGGCTGGAGCGTCTGCGCTACGCTGCACACCTGCACAGGCTCACCAACCTGCCGCTGGTGGTCTCCGGCGGCTCCCCCCTGGGCGAAGCCCTCCCAGAAGCGGCCTTAATGCAACAGTCACTGGCCAATGATTTTCACATCACGGATGTGTGGGTCGAGGCCCAGGGTCGCACTACGGCAGAAAATGCCTTTTTTACCCAGGCCTTGCTGGATGAGAAAGGTATTCATCACGTGTATCTTGTCACCCACGCCTGGCACATGCCACGCGCCGCAGACATTTTCAGGCAGGCCGGATTGGCCATAACGCCAGCCCCTGCGATGTTTGCAACTACGCGCAGCCACGGCGCCTTGCTCCATTGGCTGCCCAGCGCCATCGCCCTGCAGGCCTCTAGCCTGGCACTGCGTGAAAAGCTGGGGCTGCTGTGGTATCGAATGCGTCACCGGGCCAGCACTGCGGCCAGCTCCACCGCAAGATAA
- the prfB gene encoding peptide chain release factor 2 (programmed frameshift) — protein sequence MLELNPVFTRIKELQGRYQTLRGYLDFDHKRERLIEVERELGDPAVWSKAERAQELGRERAQLSQVVGVLSSLGSSLSEARGLLEMAEEENDAATVDAVISDLDKSERQLARLEFRRMFSHPMDPNNAFLDIQAGSGGTEAQDWANMLLRMYLRWAEQRGFATEVIDLAPGEVAGIKGASVRVEGEYAYGWLRTETGVHRLVRKSPFDSGNRRHTSFASVFVTPEVDDSIEIDINPADLKVDTYRASGAGGQHVNRTESAIRITHLPTNTVVQCQSDRSQHKNRATAMSQLKAKLYELEMQKRNMEKQVLEDSKSDIGWGSQIRSYVLDQSRIKDLRTGIEKANTQAVLDGDLDDFIEASLKQKL from the exons ATGCTTGAGCTTAACCCCGTTTTTACCCGTATCAAGGAACTGCAAGGGCGCTACCAGACCCTGAGGGGGTATCTT GACTTCGACCACAAACGCGAACGCCTGATCGAGGTCGAACGCGAGCTGGGCGACCCTGCCGTGTGGAGCAAGGCCGAGCGCGCGCAGGAGCTGGGCCGCGAACGTGCGCAGTTGAGTCAGGTGGTGGGTGTGTTGTCCTCACTGGGCAGCAGCCTGTCCGAGGCGCGCGGCTTGCTGGAGATGGCGGAAGAAGAAAATGATGCGGCTACGGTCGATGCCGTCATCAGCGATCTTGATAAATCAGAGCGGCAACTGGCGCGACTCGAGTTCCGCCGCATGTTCTCCCACCCGATGGATCCCAACAACGCCTTTCTTGATATTCAGGCTGGCTCCGGGGGCACCGAGGCGCAGGACTGGGCCAATATGTTGTTGCGCATGTACCTGCGCTGGGCCGAGCAGCGCGGCTTTGCTACCGAAGTGATCGACTTGGCGCCGGGCGAGGTGGCTGGTATCAAGGGCGCCAGCGTCAGGGTCGAGGGCGAATACGCCTATGGCTGGCTGCGCACCGAAACCGGCGTGCACCGGCTGGTACGCAAGTCACCGTTCGATTCGGGTAACCGCCGTCATACCTCATTTGCGTCGGTATTTGTGACGCCGGAGGTGGATGACAGCATTGAGATTGACATCAATCCTGCCGACCTCAAGGTCGATACCTACCGTGCCAGCGGTGCAGGCGGTCAACATGTGAACCGCACTGAATCCGCCATACGCATCACGCACCTGCCGACCAACACTGTGGTACAGTGCCAGAGTGATCGCTCCCAGCACAAAAACCGCGCAACTGCGATGAGCCAGCTGAAGGCAAAGTTGTATGAGCTCGAAATGCAGAAGCGCAATATGGAAAAGCAGGTGCTGGAAGACTCCAAGTCAGACATCGGATGGGGTAGCCAGATACGTTCCTATGTGCTGGATCAGTCGCGCATCAAGGATCTGCGCACGGGGATAGAGAAGGCCAATACCCAAGCCGTGCTGGACGGTGATCTGGACGACTTTATTGAGGCCAGCCTGAAGCAGAAGTTGTAA
- the lysS gene encoding lysine--tRNA ligase — protein sequence MSDETNNIASDENAQIAQRRAKLVVLRAQGNPFPNNFRRDSLAAGVHEKYGALDNAALEGEPVRVKVAGRMMAKRVMGKASFAEIQDMSGRIQLFVQRDAISAERYEEDFKKWDIGDILGAEGTLFKTKTGELSVRVEGICLLTKALRPLPEKFHGLVDHEIRYRQRYLDLIMNEEVRKVFVMRTRIINFMRGFLAEHNFLEVETPMMHVIPGGATARPFKTHHNALGMDMFLRVAPELYLKRLVVGGFERVFEINRSFRNEGLSTRHNPEFTMLEFYQAYADHNDLMDLTEVMLRKLLHDVLGTMSITCQGQGFDFSKPFARRTVKDAILHYNPHLREADLDSLEASRLVATTLHIPLKDNYGLGKVQLEIFEKTVEHHLQNPTFITAFPTEVSPLARCNTADPFVTDRFELFIGGREIANGFSELNDAEDQAERFRKQVAEKDAGDDEAMHYDADYIRALEYGMPPTAGEGIGIDRLVMLLTDSLSIRDVLLFPHMRPEA from the coding sequence ATGAGCGACGAAACTAACAACATTGCTTCAGATGAAAATGCGCAGATCGCGCAGCGGCGCGCCAAGCTGGTGGTGTTGCGTGCGCAAGGCAACCCCTTTCCCAACAACTTTCGGCGCGACAGTCTTGCCGCCGGAGTGCATGAAAAGTATGGTGCGCTCGACAATGCCGCGCTGGAGGGTGAGCCGGTACGGGTAAAAGTGGCCGGACGCATGATGGCCAAGCGCGTCATGGGCAAGGCCAGCTTTGCCGAGATACAGGATATGTCGGGACGTATCCAGTTGTTTGTGCAGCGTGATGCCATTTCCGCCGAGCGCTACGAAGAAGACTTCAAGAAGTGGGATATCGGCGACATCCTCGGCGCTGAGGGAACGTTATTCAAGACCAAGACCGGCGAGCTGTCGGTGCGTGTGGAGGGCATCTGTCTTCTTACCAAGGCGCTGCGCCCGCTACCGGAAAAATTCCACGGCTTGGTGGATCACGAAATACGTTACCGTCAGCGCTATCTTGATCTGATCATGAATGAGGAGGTGCGCAAGGTTTTTGTGATGCGCACGCGCATCATTAATTTCATGCGGGGGTTTCTCGCTGAACACAATTTTCTCGAAGTAGAAACGCCGATGATGCATGTGATACCGGGCGGTGCGACGGCACGTCCGTTCAAGACCCACCACAACGCGCTCGGTATGGACATGTTTCTGCGTGTCGCGCCTGAGCTTTACCTGAAGCGTCTGGTGGTGGGTGGTTTCGAGCGCGTGTTCGAGATCAACCGCAGCTTCCGCAATGAGGGGTTGTCCACGCGTCACAACCCGGAATTCACTATGCTGGAATTCTATCAGGCCTATGCGGATCACAATGACCTTATGGATCTCACGGAGGTCATGTTGCGCAAGCTGCTGCATGATGTGCTGGGCACGATGAGCATTACCTGCCAGGGGCAGGGTTTCGATTTCAGCAAGCCATTTGCGCGCCGCACGGTGAAAGATGCCATTCTGCATTACAACCCCCACTTGCGTGAGGCAGACCTGGATTCGCTTGAGGCCTCACGCCTGGTGGCCACGACACTGCATATTCCGCTCAAGGACAATTACGGGCTGGGTAAGGTGCAACTTGAAATCTTTGAAAAAACCGTGGAGCATCACTTGCAGAACCCCACCTTCATCACCGCATTCCCGACCGAAGTGTCGCCGCTGGCGCGTTGCAATACCGCAGACCCGTTTGTGACCGACCGTTTCGAGCTGTTTATAGGCGGGCGTGAGATCGCCAATGGCTTTTCCGAGTTGAATGACGCAGAAGACCAGGCCGAACGCTTTCGCAAACAAGTGGCGGAGAAAGACGCGGGTGACGACGAGGCCATGCACTACGATGCCGATTACATCCGCGCGCTCGAATACGGCATGCCACCCACGGCGGGGGAGGGTATTGGTATCGACCGCTTGGTGATGCTGCTCACCGACTCGCTTTCCATCCGCGATGTGCTGTTGTTTCCGCACATGCGCCCGGAGGCATGA